The following proteins are encoded in a genomic region of Arachis ipaensis cultivar K30076 chromosome B02, Araip1.1, whole genome shotgun sequence:
- the LOC110269256 gene encoding uncharacterized protein LOC110269256: MKENKHKKQSSSKAVNEKAGCKRPCKDTDQSPSIQGKTTFQPSYKEADKESKTGTRRKLPVCKSRSRRGTKKAIARENLAGSNAAPLVVPDSDDDDDVPLARRIRLFQQQPLPHDVKQADPVFKGNHNSHQEANTDLKNRSPHTPPTALVQLSDYDFDREFDISIVQCPEFEQVLNSVEQGRETNAIIMQPLQTVLPNKSSYHTLSPGRPSFSLSLTHLASFIDGVRPIYDGLSPSFGEDTRFFDKAVTAKRNWWLFPYCWRGDWWVYAFEVNAKRIVILGSLHYAPEDDKRDKLDAYVVRYWEIV, encoded by the exons ATGAAAGAGAATAAACATAAGAAACAGTCTTCGAGTAAAGCAGTTAACGAGAAAGCAGGGTGTAAGAGGCCTTGCAAGGACACTGACCAATCTCCGTCTATCCAAGGCAAGACTACATTTCAACCAAGCTATAAGGAGGCAGATAAG GAATCCAAGACAGGCACGAGGAGAAAGTTGCCTGTCTGCAAAAGCCGTTCTAGACGCGGCACTAAAAAAGCTATTGCAAGAGAAAATTTAGCAGGAAGCAATGCTGCACCATTGGTAGTCCCagattctgatgatgatgatgacgtgCCGCTTGCTAGAAGGATACGGTTATTCCAACAGCAGCCTCTGCCACATGATGTGAAACAAGCAGATCCCGTGTTCAAGGGCAATCATAATAGTCATCAAGAAGCAAACACTGACCTAAAAAATAGATCTCCACACACACCGCCAACAGCACTTGTACAGCTCAGTGACTATGATTTTGACCG CGAGTTCGACATCTCGATCGTTCAGTGCCCTGAATTTGAGCAAGTACTCAATAGTGTTGAACAGGGGCGCGAAACAAATGCCATCATCATGCAGCCCCTACAAACGGTCTTGCCAAACAAATCAAGCTACCATACACTGAGTCCAGGGAGACCGAGCTTTTCACTCAGTTTAACTCA CCTTGCTTCATTTATTGACGGTGTGAGACCAATTTATGATGGTCTTAGTCCAAGCTTTGGTGAGGATACTAGGTTCTTTGACAAGGCAGTAACAGCAAAGAGAAACTGg TGGTTATTTCCTTATTGTTGGAGGGGCGATTGGTGGGTATATGCATTTGAAGTTAATGCGAAGCGCATAGTTATACTCGGCAGTTTGCATTATGCACCAGAAGATGACAAACGAGATAAACTCGATGCATATGTGGTAAGATACT GGGAGATTGTGTGA